The following proteins come from a genomic window of Nocardioides albertanoniae:
- a CDS encoding cytochrome P450, with product MSRREAAVLEKPRSYARWALSQGLNRAVLSGMSRRGDPLAEMMWSREEPDYARLRERGPIHVNPFMAGTVSYTVANEILRSSDFGVGDGQGELPIALRWLLGKVSAPDALGPVDPPSLLAVDPPLHTRYRKQVSKAFTARRIGSMAEMVTAVAGDLLDDRDPRRGPVDIIEGYAARLPIAVIAELLGVPESDRADVLRWGDQAAAILDPGLSWRDYSQVESGMRSLHEWFEGHVRHLRSAPGDDLLSDLVIAGDLDDRELHALGLLLLAAGFETTVNLIGNAVAALDAHPSQRALFLDDPSLADGVVEETLRWAPPVLATVRQAYVATRVAGADVARGTAVAVLLGGANRDPSVFTDPDAYDITRPNADQHLSFSAGAHFCLGASLARLEARVGLRLLYERYPTLRVSGPGLRRPTRILRGYASLPVTV from the coding sequence ATGTCTCGGCGTGAGGCGGCAGTGCTCGAGAAGCCGCGGTCGTACGCTCGCTGGGCTCTCTCCCAGGGCCTCAACCGTGCCGTGCTGAGCGGCATGTCGAGGCGCGGTGACCCGCTGGCCGAGATGATGTGGTCGCGCGAGGAGCCCGACTACGCCCGTCTGCGGGAGCGTGGCCCGATCCACGTCAACCCCTTCATGGCGGGCACGGTCTCCTACACGGTCGCCAACGAGATCCTGCGCAGCAGCGACTTCGGCGTCGGCGACGGCCAGGGCGAGCTGCCCATCGCGCTGCGGTGGCTTCTCGGCAAGGTGAGTGCGCCCGACGCCCTGGGGCCGGTCGACCCGCCGTCGCTGCTCGCGGTCGACCCGCCGCTGCACACGCGCTATCGCAAGCAGGTCTCGAAGGCGTTCACCGCCCGGCGGATCGGCTCGATGGCCGAGATGGTCACCGCGGTGGCCGGCGACCTCCTCGATGATCGCGATCCGCGCAGGGGGCCGGTCGACATCATCGAGGGGTATGCCGCGAGGCTCCCGATCGCCGTGATCGCCGAGCTGCTGGGCGTGCCGGAGTCGGACCGGGCCGACGTCCTGCGTTGGGGCGACCAGGCCGCCGCCATCCTCGACCCCGGCCTCTCCTGGCGTGACTACTCGCAGGTCGAGTCGGGGATGAGATCGCTCCACGAGTGGTTCGAGGGCCACGTACGCCACCTCCGCTCGGCACCCGGCGACGACCTCCTCAGCGATCTGGTGATCGCCGGTGACCTCGACGACCGTGAGCTCCACGCCCTCGGCCTGCTGCTGTTGGCGGCCGGCTTCGAGACCACCGTCAATCTGATCGGCAACGCCGTCGCCGCCCTGGACGCCCACCCGTCTCAACGTGCGCTGTTCCTCGATGACCCGTCGCTCGCCGACGGCGTCGTCGAGGAGACCCTGCGCTGGGCCCCGCCGGTCCTGGCGACCGTCCGGCAGGCCTACGTCGCCACCCGCGTAGCCGGCGCGGACGTCGCTCGAGGCACCGCCGTCGCCGTGCTCCTGGGCGGAGCCAACCGCGACCCGTCGGTCTTCACCGACCCCGATGCGTACGACATCACCCGCCCCAACGCCGACCAGCACCTCTCCTTCTCCGCCGGCGCCCACTTCTGCCTCGGCGCCAGCCTCGCCCGCCTCGAAGCCCGCGTCGGCCTCCGCCTCCTCTACGAGCGCTACCCCACCCTCCGCGTCTCCGGCCCAGGCCTACGCCGCCCCACCCGCATCCTCCGCGGCTACGCCTCTCTGCCGGTCACGGTGTGA
- a CDS encoding sensor histidine kinase, with protein sequence MSVLSLARGVRDYMDGRVRSKDLDIPWWAPLLSAAGIAAVVVVAVLQREAAGPYVLAGMLVVVPSVSMFFIPNDSEWLKYHMWVIDLVPTLIGSAWLMSEPATAFWGQHDFAPGVLVPLTLEMVVREGFRTGTFYAIVSTLVMWGFAADSPSGIGMHLLLLVVAWILGLLILAQMRALRAERLAREQEHSRATEAERTRIAREIHDLVGHSLSITLLHLTAARRSVAEGDDPDETVAALTEAETVGRRAMAEIRRTIGVLSASGSGTSPLPTATDVIRLVEEGRSAGQSITFSTTGDLSEVDTSIGLGVYRILQESLANAIRHAPGAPVSVSLAVDEGVRLSVRNPLVGPRRSAGEGSGLAGMAARAEQLRGRLSAGADDTDGSMWKVDLVIPPHCLVRKALA encoded by the coding sequence ATGAGTGTCCTGAGCCTGGCGCGCGGTGTGCGTGACTACATGGACGGACGCGTACGCAGCAAGGACCTCGACATTCCCTGGTGGGCGCCGCTGCTGTCGGCCGCCGGGATCGCCGCGGTGGTGGTCGTCGCGGTGCTGCAGCGGGAGGCGGCCGGGCCGTACGTGCTCGCCGGGATGCTCGTCGTCGTCCCGTCGGTGAGCATGTTCTTCATCCCCAACGACAGCGAATGGCTCAAGTACCACATGTGGGTGATCGACCTGGTGCCGACGCTGATCGGGTCGGCCTGGCTGATGTCGGAGCCGGCGACGGCGTTCTGGGGTCAGCACGACTTCGCGCCGGGAGTGCTCGTGCCGCTCACCCTCGAGATGGTCGTGCGGGAAGGATTCCGCACCGGCACCTTCTATGCGATCGTCTCGACGCTGGTGATGTGGGGGTTCGCCGCGGACTCACCGAGCGGCATCGGCATGCACCTGCTGCTGCTCGTCGTGGCCTGGATCCTCGGACTGCTGATCCTCGCCCAGATGCGCGCGCTGCGTGCCGAACGGCTCGCGCGGGAGCAGGAGCACTCGCGGGCCACCGAGGCCGAGCGCACCCGGATCGCGCGCGAGATCCACGACCTGGTCGGACACTCGCTGTCGATCACACTACTCCACCTGACCGCCGCGCGGCGCTCCGTCGCCGAAGGCGACGACCCGGACGAGACCGTTGCCGCGCTCACCGAGGCCGAGACCGTCGGCCGCCGTGCGATGGCTGAGATCCGGCGTACGATCGGCGTGCTCTCCGCTTCGGGGTCCGGAACCTCACCGCTGCCCACCGCCACCGATGTCATCCGGCTCGTGGAAGAGGGTCGCAGCGCGGGGCAGTCGATCACGTTCTCGACCACGGGAGATCTCTCCGAGGTCGACACCAGCATCGGTCTGGGTGTCTACCGGATCCTGCAGGAGTCGCTCGCCAACGCCATCCGGCACGCACCCGGGGCACCGGTCTCGGTCTCGCTGGCGGTCGACGAAGGCGTACGCCTCAGCGTGCGGAACCCGCTCGTCGGACCGCGTCGGAGCGCCGGCGAGGGGTCCGGGCTGGCCGGCATGGCCGCCCGCGCCGAGCAGCTCCGCGGCCGTCTCTCCGCCGGCGCCGACGACACCGACGGCTCGATGTGGAAGGTTGACCTGGTGATCCCACCGCACTGCCTCGTACGCAAGGCTCTCGCATGA
- a CDS encoding type VII secretion target, with translation MASDIAVIPKDLRQSARNMDSAADDVASANPADHVSKISTAMSGSVSAGKVPALKAKLEWRFTNWPKSARAYHDALIAAADDYETTDHSSAEEGRRQQMCVRSTN, from the coding sequence ATGGCCAGCGACATCGCAGTGATACCGAAGGACCTACGCCAGTCGGCTCGCAACATGGACTCGGCGGCTGACGACGTGGCCAGCGCCAACCCAGCTGACCACGTCTCGAAGATCTCGACCGCAATGAGCGGCAGCGTGAGCGCGGGCAAGGTTCCTGCCCTCAAGGCGAAACTCGAGTGGCGGTTTACGAACTGGCCGAAGTCGGCGCGGGCCTACCACGATGCACTGATCGCCGCCGCCGACGACTATGAGACGACCGATCACTCATCAGCAGAAGAGGGCCGACGGCAGCAGATGTGCGTCCGGTCTACCAACTAG
- a CDS encoding DHA2 family efflux MFS transporter permease subunit has product MTETSAKPEKAPDEHLDKSVLIVAGVVVLGSIMSILDITVVSVALETFQREFSATSAEVAWTMTGYTLALATVIPLTGWAADRFGTKRLYMTAIVLFALGSALCALATTLPMLVGFRVVQGLGGGMLMPLGMTILTRAAGPERVGRVMAILGVPMLLGPILGPIIGGALIDSASWHWIFLINIPLGVIALAYAWRALPKDHVEPSQSFDFLGMVLLSPGLALFLYGVSSIPEAGTILDTKVLSFMVAGLLLIAAFIPWALSARNDHPLIDVRLFGNRELTVAVITLAIFAMAFFGASLLFPLYYQQVRGQDALHAGLLMAPQGLGAMVTMPLAGMLADRTGPGKIVLSGLTTIAVGMFMFSRLDEATPYWYLLVSLFIMGLGMGATMMPTFAAAQATLREHTIARGTTLVNIVQQVAASAGTALFSVLLTNALSGKESVSAAGDLAGKLGVTQDGLQKFMSDPANQQKVGEAAASLGLDPAKLPELFKAIPVEMAEAFSSIFVVAAILVLVTLIPAWFLPKSKAEHGAAAPTVLH; this is encoded by the coding sequence GTGACAGAAACTTCTGCCAAGCCTGAGAAGGCGCCCGACGAGCACCTCGACAAGAGTGTGCTGATCGTCGCAGGTGTCGTCGTGCTCGGATCGATCATGTCGATCCTCGATATCACCGTCGTCTCCGTCGCCCTGGAGACCTTCCAGCGCGAGTTCAGCGCCACCTCCGCCGAGGTCGCCTGGACGATGACGGGCTACACCCTCGCCCTGGCGACCGTGATCCCGCTGACCGGTTGGGCCGCCGACCGGTTCGGCACCAAACGTCTCTACATGACCGCGATCGTGCTCTTCGCGCTCGGCTCGGCGCTGTGCGCGCTGGCCACCACGCTGCCGATGCTCGTCGGTTTCCGAGTGGTCCAGGGCCTCGGTGGCGGCATGCTGATGCCGCTCGGCATGACGATCCTGACCCGCGCCGCCGGGCCCGAGCGGGTCGGCCGCGTGATGGCGATCCTGGGCGTGCCGATGCTGCTCGGCCCGATCCTCGGCCCCATCATCGGGGGCGCTCTGATCGACTCCGCCTCCTGGCACTGGATCTTCCTGATCAACATCCCGCTCGGCGTCATCGCCCTGGCGTACGCCTGGCGGGCGCTGCCGAAGGATCACGTCGAGCCGTCGCAGTCCTTCGACTTCCTCGGCATGGTGCTGCTCTCGCCGGGTCTGGCGCTGTTCCTCTACGGCGTCTCCTCGATCCCCGAGGCCGGCACGATCCTCGACACCAAGGTGCTCTCGTTCATGGTCGCGGGGCTTCTGCTGATCGCGGCCTTCATCCCGTGGGCGCTCTCGGCTCGCAACGACCACCCGCTGATCGACGTACGCCTCTTCGGCAACCGCGAGCTCACCGTCGCCGTGATCACTCTGGCGATCTTCGCGATGGCGTTCTTCGGCGCCTCGCTGCTGTTCCCGCTCTACTACCAGCAGGTGCGCGGCCAGGACGCTCTTCACGCCGGTCTGCTGATGGCTCCGCAGGGCCTCGGCGCGATGGTGACGATGCCGCTGGCCGGCATGCTCGCCGACCGCACCGGCCCGGGCAAGATCGTGCTCAGCGGTCTGACCACGATCGCCGTCGGCATGTTCATGTTCTCGCGGCTCGACGAGGCGACGCCCTACTGGTATCTCCTCGTGTCGCTGTTCATCATGGGCCTCGGCATGGGCGCCACGATGATGCCGACCTTCGCCGCCGCTCAGGCGACGCTGCGCGAGCACACGATCGCGCGCGGCACGACGCTGGTGAACATCGTCCAGCAGGTCGCTGCCTCCGCCGGCACCGCGCTCTTCTCGGTGCTGCTCACCAACGCGCTCTCGGGCAAGGAGTCGGTCTCCGCGGCCGGTGACCTCGCCGGAAAGCTGGGGGTCACCCAGGACGGTCTGCAGAAGTTCATGTCCGACCCGGCCAACCAGCAGAAGGTCGGCGAGGCCGCAGCATCGCTGGGTCTCGACCCGGCCAAGCTGCCCGAGCTGTTCAAGGCGATCCCGGTGGAGATGGCCGAAGCCTTCTCCTCCATCTTCGTCGTCGCCGCGATCCTCGTGCTCGTCACGCTCATCCCCGCCTGGTTCCTGCCCAAGAGCAAGGCCGAGCACGGCGCCGCCGCACCCACGGTGCTCCACTGA
- a CDS encoding molybdopterin-dependent oxidoreductase, with protein MTETTRPRAILPPGQRAIDFFPRFGRRIDQPPPTVPAHPTVTFGGAVAPPIEVPVDDLVGADRRVLDADFHCVAGWSVTGLRWEGVAFADVYRRYVAPALPPGTTVTHLMVRGLDGEHFLALLDDLLSDDVFLADRLDGRPLDGTHGAPLRLVNPAQYGYANIKHVCRVDALAGAPAAGPASLLERLLQSHPRARVWEEERHGTVPGRLVRPIYRAIKTVLLAKAGRGE; from the coding sequence ATGACCGAGACCACCCGCCCACGCGCCATTCTGCCTCCCGGACAGCGCGCCATCGACTTCTTCCCGCGCTTCGGGAGACGTATCGACCAGCCCCCGCCGACCGTGCCCGCACATCCGACCGTGACCTTCGGCGGAGCTGTCGCGCCACCGATCGAGGTGCCCGTGGACGACCTCGTCGGCGCCGACCGTCGCGTGCTCGACGCCGACTTCCACTGCGTCGCCGGCTGGTCGGTGACCGGCCTTCGTTGGGAGGGCGTCGCCTTCGCCGACGTCTATCGGCGGTACGTCGCGCCGGCCCTCCCGCCGGGCACGACCGTGACTCACCTGATGGTCCGCGGCCTCGACGGCGAGCACTTCTTGGCCCTCCTGGACGACCTCCTGTCCGACGACGTGTTCCTCGCCGACCGGCTCGACGGCCGCCCGCTCGACGGCACCCACGGCGCGCCGCTGCGGCTGGTCAACCCGGCGCAGTACGGCTACGCCAACATCAAGCACGTGTGCCGTGTCGACGCGCTGGCGGGCGCCCCGGCGGCAGGCCCGGCGTCGCTGCTCGAACGACTGCTGCAGTCGCACCCGCGGGCGCGTGTCTGGGAAGAGGAACGCCACGGCACCGTGCCCGGCCGGCTGGTCCGTCCGATCTACCGAGCGATCAAGACGGTCCTGCTCGCCAAGGCCGGTCGCGGTGAGTGA
- a CDS encoding response regulator transcription factor, with the protein MTSVNPVTSNAASTIRVIVVDDQELVRSGLRRILRRRDGLEIVAECGDGSEVVAALEAHPADVVVMDLRMREVDGITATGLLRALPSAPPVLVLTTFDEDELVSGALRAGAAGFILKDSPAEELVMAVRSVALGDAWLDPAITGRVLATYRSSAGPLPTHPEVSELTDRELEVLRGLASGWTNSEIAERLVISELTVKSHIGRIFAKLDLRDRAAAIVFAYDHGIVRPAEH; encoded by the coding sequence ATGACCTCGGTCAACCCCGTCACGAGCAACGCAGCCTCCACGATCCGGGTGATCGTGGTCGACGACCAAGAGCTCGTACGCAGCGGCCTGCGGCGCATCCTCCGACGGCGCGACGGGCTGGAGATCGTCGCCGAGTGCGGCGACGGCTCCGAGGTCGTGGCGGCGCTCGAGGCACACCCCGCCGACGTCGTGGTCATGGATCTGCGGATGCGGGAGGTCGACGGGATCACCGCGACCGGTCTGCTGCGGGCGCTGCCCTCGGCGCCCCCGGTGCTGGTGCTCACCACGTTCGACGAGGACGAGCTCGTCTCGGGCGCCCTACGTGCCGGCGCGGCCGGCTTCATCCTCAAGGACTCGCCCGCCGAGGAGCTCGTCATGGCCGTACGCTCCGTCGCGCTCGGCGACGCCTGGCTCGACCCCGCCATCACCGGCCGGGTGCTCGCCACCTATCGCTCGTCCGCCGGCCCGTTGCCGACCCACCCCGAGGTCTCCGAGCTCACCGACCGTGAGCTCGAGGTGCTCCGCGGCCTCGCCTCCGGCTGGACCAACTCCGAGATCGCCGAACGCCTGGTCATCTCCGAGCTCACCGTGAAGTCCCACATCGGCCGCATCTTCGCCAAGCTCGACCTCCGCGACCGCGCCGCCGCCATCGTCTTCGCCTACGACCACGGCATCGTCCGCCCCGCCGAACACTGA
- a CDS encoding endo alpha-1,4 polygalactosaminidase, protein MALPPTDGTFDYQLGATADRLADGTPLDVVVRDATAAPLEDAYNVCYVNGFQTQPGSDWSSRSSALLHDASGEPVRDPDWPDEIVLDPSTASARETILEVVGPIIEGCADDGFDAVEIDNLDTWTRFDAISRDGAFALASEYVSTAHDLGLAIAQKNAAEAAQAAHDDLGFDFAVVEECGAYAECSSFTDVYGSHVLQVEYPDSLDDAGLSFSDVCADPARAPLTVLRDRDLVGQGDAAYVFDRC, encoded by the coding sequence GTGGCTCTTCCACCGACCGATGGCACCTTCGACTACCAGCTCGGCGCCACTGCTGACCGCCTGGCCGATGGCACGCCTCTCGACGTCGTCGTACGCGACGCCACCGCCGCACCCCTCGAGGACGCCTACAACGTCTGCTACGTCAACGGCTTCCAGACCCAGCCCGGCTCCGACTGGTCCTCCCGGTCGTCGGCGCTGCTGCACGACGCCTCCGGAGAGCCCGTACGCGACCCCGACTGGCCCGACGAGATCGTCCTCGACCCGTCGACCGCGTCTGCCCGGGAGACGATCCTCGAGGTCGTCGGCCCGATCATCGAAGGATGTGCCGACGACGGCTTCGACGCCGTCGAGATCGACAACCTCGACACCTGGACCCGCTTCGACGCCATCTCTCGCGACGGCGCCTTCGCCCTGGCGTCGGAGTACGTCTCCACAGCCCACGACCTCGGCCTCGCCATCGCCCAGAAGAACGCCGCCGAAGCCGCGCAGGCCGCCCACGACGACCTCGGCTTCGACTTCGCCGTCGTCGAGGAATGCGGCGCCTACGCCGAGTGCTCGTCATTCACCGACGTCTACGGCTCCCACGTGCTGCAAGTCGAGTATCCCGACTCACTCGACGACGCCGGCCTCTCCTTCTCCGACGTCTGCGCCGACCCCGCTCGTGCTCCGCTCACCGTCCTTCGCGATCGAGACCTCGTGGGGCAGGGCGACGCTGCGTACGTCTTCGACAGGTGCTGA
- a CDS encoding DUF4333 domain-containing protein: MLNGEASEFRDRKHLQTWLHGAMKSKRAISGAFAGAALLLITACSASVSAGKSMDEKDVEKTLSDALTKETGTKPDKIDCPGDLKGKIDTKMTCTLTSDTGEHDVALTVTKVDGLDIRFHYELADPTNDETASGPTLDKAQVEQKVSGMLEKQVGQRPDKIECPGDLPAKVGASLECTLTAGADELGVTATVTEVEDSTVNFHIEVDDQVG, encoded by the coding sequence GTGCTGAACGGCGAAGCATCCGAATTCAGAGATCGCAAACACCTGCAAACGTGGTTACATGGCGCCATGAAAAGTAAACGCGCCATCTCGGGCGCATTCGCGGGCGCGGCTCTTCTTCTCATCACTGCATGCTCAGCCTCAGTAAGCGCAGGCAAGTCCATGGACGAGAAGGATGTCGAGAAGACACTCTCTGACGCGCTGACGAAAGAAACCGGCACCAAACCCGACAAGATCGACTGCCCCGGCGACCTCAAGGGCAAGATCGACACCAAGATGACGTGCACGCTGACCAGCGACACCGGCGAACACGACGTCGCCTTGACGGTCACGAAGGTGGACGGCCTCGACATCCGTTTCCACTACGAGCTCGCAGATCCGACGAACGATGAGACAGCGTCCGGTCCGACCCTGGACAAGGCCCAGGTCGAGCAGAAGGTCTCGGGCATGCTCGAGAAGCAGGTTGGGCAGCGCCCCGACAAGATCGAATGCCCTGGAGACCTCCCCGCCAAGGTCGGAGCCTCGCTGGAGTGCACGCTCACCGCCGGCGCCGACGAGTTGGGCGTCACAGCCACTGTCACCGAGGTCGAGGACTCCACGGTCAACTTCCACATCGAGGTCGACGACCAGGTTGGGTGA
- a CDS encoding RecQ family ATP-dependent DNA helicase, with the protein MTDPAVDVRSRAEAHLRALVGRSDAALREDQWSAISALAVDRRRALVVQKTGWGKSAVYFVATLLLREAGLGPTVIVSPLLALMRNQIAAAQRAGIRAVTINSTNPEDWAATEEAIHAGQVDVLLVSPERLNNPKFRDAVLPRLAAECGLLVVDEAHCISDWGHDFRPDYRRIRTLLADLPAGIPVLATTATANERVTADVAEQMGEGVLVLRGSLDRESLRLGVVSLKTPEQRLAWLSDHLSEQPGSGIVYCLTVAATEEIADYLRSRGHDVAAYSGRTEAAERSDLEESLAAGKIKALVATSALGMGFDATLGFVVNMGAPSSPVSYYQQVGRAGRGTSDASVVLLPGIEDRDIWAYFASLAFPREEQVRQTLDVLASSDRPLSTQALETYVDLSRSRLEQMLKVLDVDGAARRVGGGWESTGVPWVYDAERYARVAEARRREQEAMLAYLATTECRMRFLREQLDDPGAVDCGRCDNCGGFEVTSSVSEVAVEEASARLSRPGVLVEPKKMWPTGLDRLGIDLKGKIKSGPFEGRGVARLTDLGYGQALRELFREPPQDGPVPVPLVKAVVEVLGDWRPQVNGIVYVESATRPTLTSDFAEGLSRYLRIPVLGSWAIVDPDVGPGQGASNSAQRVASIGRRFALHADLPAGADVLLIDDRVATGWTITLAARALLDAGAAAVHPLVLATTT; encoded by the coding sequence ATGACTGATCCGGCTGTCGACGTACGTTCTCGTGCCGAGGCGCATCTGCGCGCTCTGGTGGGGCGCTCGGATGCGGCTCTGCGCGAGGACCAGTGGTCGGCGATCTCGGCTCTGGCCGTGGATCGTCGTCGGGCGCTGGTCGTGCAGAAGACCGGGTGGGGCAAGTCGGCGGTCTACTTCGTGGCGACGCTGCTGCTGCGTGAGGCGGGGCTCGGGCCGACGGTGATCGTCTCGCCGCTGCTCGCGCTGATGCGCAACCAGATCGCGGCCGCGCAGCGGGCCGGCATCCGCGCGGTCACGATCAACTCGACCAACCCCGAAGACTGGGCGGCGACAGAGGAAGCCATCCATGCAGGTCAGGTGGACGTTCTGCTGGTCTCCCCGGAGCGGCTCAACAACCCGAAGTTCCGCGACGCGGTGCTGCCGCGGCTCGCCGCCGAGTGCGGTCTGCTGGTCGTCGACGAGGCCCACTGCATCTCCGACTGGGGTCACGACTTCCGGCCCGACTATCGCCGCATCCGTACGCTGCTGGCCGATCTGCCTGCGGGCATCCCGGTGCTCGCGACGACCGCCACCGCCAACGAGCGGGTCACCGCCGACGTCGCCGAGCAGATGGGCGAGGGGGTTCTGGTGCTGCGCGGCTCCTTGGACCGGGAGTCGTTGCGGCTCGGTGTGGTCTCGCTGAAGACGCCCGAGCAGCGGCTCGCCTGGCTCTCCGACCACCTCTCCGAGCAGCCCGGATCGGGCATCGTCTACTGCCTCACCGTGGCCGCCACCGAGGAGATCGCCGACTATCTGCGCTCGCGCGGGCACGACGTGGCCGCTTACTCCGGGCGCACGGAGGCAGCCGAACGGTCCGACCTCGAGGAGTCGCTGGCCGCGGGGAAGATCAAGGCGCTGGTGGCGACCTCGGCGCTCGGCATGGGCTTCGACGCGACGCTCGGGTTCGTGGTCAACATGGGGGCGCCGTCGTCGCCGGTCTCCTACTACCAGCAGGTCGGCCGCGCCGGCCGTGGCACCTCGGACGCGTCCGTGGTGCTGCTCCCCGGCATCGAGGACCGCGACATCTGGGCCTACTTCGCCTCCTTGGCCTTCCCCCGCGAGGAGCAGGTGCGGCAGACCCTCGACGTGCTCGCCTCCTCCGACCGACCGCTGTCCACGCAGGCGCTGGAGACCTACGTCGACCTGTCTCGTTCACGCCTGGAGCAGATGCTCAAGGTGCTCGATGTCGACGGTGCCGCGCGCCGCGTCGGCGGCGGCTGGGAGTCGACCGGGGTGCCCTGGGTCTACGACGCGGAGCGTTATGCGCGGGTCGCCGAGGCCCGGCGCCGCGAGCAGGAGGCCATGCTCGCCTACCTCGCGACCACCGAGTGCCGGATGCGGTTCCTGCGCGAGCAGCTCGACGACCCGGGTGCCGTCGACTGCGGTCGGTGCGACAACTGTGGTGGCTTCGAGGTGACGTCGTCGGTCTCGGAGGTCGCGGTCGAGGAGGCGTCGGCGCGGCTCTCGCGGCCCGGCGTACTCGTCGAGCCGAAGAAGATGTGGCCGACCGGCCTCGATCGGCTCGGCATCGACCTCAAGGGCAAGATCAAGTCCGGCCCGTTCGAGGGGCGCGGGGTCGCGCGGCTCACCGACCTCGGCTACGGCCAGGCGCTGCGTGAGCTCTTCCGAGAACCGCCTCAGGACGGCCCGGTCCCGGTGCCGCTGGTGAAGGCGGTCGTCGAGGTGCTGGGCGACTGGCGCCCGCAGGTGAACGGGATCGTCTACGTCGAGTCGGCGACCCGGCCCACGCTGACCAGCGACTTCGCCGAGGGCCTCTCCCGCTATCTCCGCATCCCCGTCCTCGGCTCCTGGGCGATCGTCGACCCCGACGTCGGCCCCGGCCAGGGTGCCTCCAACTCCGCTCAGCGGGTGGCGTCGATCGGACGCCGTTTCGCCCTCCACGCAGACCTTCCGGCCGGCGCCGACGTGCTCCTCATCGACGACCGCGTCGCCACCGGCTGGACCATCACCCTCGCCGCCCGCGCCCTCCTCGACGCCGGCGCCGCCGCCGTCCACCCCCTCGTCCTCGCCACCACCACCTGA